TGCATTACCTGGTACTAAAGAACTTGGACTTAATGCCTTAAAGGTTCTAGATGACAAAAACGCATGTCTTTTAAGTAATCATGGTGTTTTAGCAATAGGTGAAACCGTTGATCAGGCACATATACGAGCAGAATATGTGGAGGATTCTGCAAAAATATATCATTATGCCCTAAATGCTGGGGAAATTCATCTCATTCCTAAAGATATAGAAAATAAAATGAGAAACAATAAATGAAAATATGGGAGGTTGAAGTTTATATGGAAAGAGCAGATAAAGATTTAGCTTTCTTACTTAGATATGAAAATGTTGCATGGTATGAAAATGGTAAGGTTCGTATTCTGGATAGAAGAATTTATCCAAGAAAGATAGAATTCGTTGAGTGTGAGACTCATGAAGAAGTTGCCAAAGCAATAGCTGATATGGTTACACAAAGTGGTGGTCCCTATGTTGCAGCAGGAATGGGAATGGCTCTAGCTGCCTATGAGGTAAGAAATAAGAATGAGAAGGATATTTTAGAATATCTTGAAAGAGCAGCTTATACTTTATCCCACGCTAGACCTACAACTAGTGAAAATATGCTAAATGTAACAAACAGCGCATTAAGTATTGCAAAAGATTCCTTAAGTGAAGGGAAAAGAGTAGATGAGGCAATATTTAACAGTGTAATTGAAGTTTCCAACAATAAATATAGTAAAATATCAAAAGTAGCTAACTATCTAGTGAACAATTTTCCTAATAAGGGAACTGTAATGACTCAGTGCTTTGCAGAAACTATTGTTGGTTTTATGGTACTAGAAAGCAGAAAACAAAATAAGGATATAAAATATATTTGTCCTGAAACTAGACCATATTTACAAGGCGCTAGATTAACAGCTAGTGTAATACAGGATATGGGAGGAGATGTAACTGTAATTACAGATAATATGCCTGGTTATACAATTGGCAAGAAAAAAGTTGATGTATTTACATCTGCAGCGGATGTTATTACTATGGACGGGCATGTAGTAAATAAGGTAGGTACGTTCCAAATAGCTCTTGCAGCTCACTATTGGGGAATTCCTTATTTTGTCACTGGAGCACCTAATCCAAAACATCCCGGAGTTGAATCTGTAAATATAGAGGAAAGAGATTCAGAACTAGTTCTTTATCATCTAGATACAAAAGCAACAATGGATGGTGTTAAAGGCTATTACCCAGCTTTTGATATAACACCACCTCAATTATGTAGCGGTGTTGTGACAGATAAAGGTATTTTCTCACCATTTGATTTAAATAGTTATTTTACATCTGACAGGGATTGTGAAGACAAATCTAGTATATTGATTTAGATAGAGATAATTTTGATTTAATTTGATTTAATGACGTCAATCATTTATATGTGGTTGACGTTTTTTGTATTGTTTTATTAGTAATTGTTCAAGAATTTAAATTTAATACTAAGTATAATGATTTTTTGGATAAGCTAAGTTGTAAACTTGGCTAAACTATTATAAAATAGAGTGGGGATAAAGGATGAATAATATGAAAAAGAAAATATTTTTAATAATTAATCTTAGTATATGCATATGTATATTATTAATAGGTTGTTCCAAGGCTGTTGAACCACCAGATATTCAAATACCAGATATTGAAGTTCCGGATGATCCTCCAGTTGTGGAGCCTGAAGAAGATCCAATAGATGAACAGATAAAAGAGATGACCTTAGAGGAAAAAGTAGGGCAATTACTAATTGTGGGGGTAGAAGGGAAAGAAATCAGTGAGACAGATATTTCCCACATACAGAATATGAATATAGGGGGATTTGTGTTTTTTTCTCGAAATATAGAGAATGAAGAACAGTTACTTGATCTTTTAAATTCATTAAAAGAGGAAAACAAGATAAATAATATACCGTTATTTCTTTCAGTTGATGAGGAAGGTGGCATTGTAAGTAGACTATCCAAAATATTTACAAATCTACCTAATGCATCAATACTTGGAGAGAAAGATGATCTCAAATTATCATTTGAATACGGGGAGAATTTAGGAACAAAATTAAAAAGTCTTGGTTTTAATATTGACTTTGCTCCTGTTTTAGATATTAATTCTAACCCAGATAACCCTGTTATTGGAAATAGAGCACTTGGTAAAACCGCTGATTCAGTAACTAGACATGGTATGGAGGTTATGAATGGTATCAAGTCTCAGAATATTATACCTGTTGCAAAACATTTCCCAGGACATGGTGACACATCAGTAGACTCACACTTGGCTTTGCCAAGAGTTGATAAATCACTTGAGGATTTAGAGAACCTTGAGTTAATACCATTTGAGAATGCAATTAAGAATAATATAGAAATGATAATGGTTGCTCATATTTTATATCCACAAATAGATGAAAATTTTCCATCGTCAATTTCTGAGATTTTGATTAAGGACATTCTTAGAGATAAACTTAAATTTAATGGAGTAGTTATTTCTGATGATATTACCATGGGAGCCATAGTTGATAATTATTCCATAGAGGAAGCATCATTGCAATTTTTAGTAAGCGGTGGAGATATTGTTCTTGTGTGTCATGGCAA
The DNA window shown above is from Tissierella sp. Yu-01 and carries:
- the nagZ gene encoding beta-N-acetylhexosaminidase, which codes for MKKKIFLIINLSICICILLIGCSKAVEPPDIQIPDIEVPDDPPVVEPEEDPIDEQIKEMTLEEKVGQLLIVGVEGKEISETDISHIQNMNIGGFVFFSRNIENEEQLLDLLNSLKEENKINNIPLFLSVDEEGGIVSRLSKIFTNLPNASILGEKDDLKLSFEYGENLGTKLKSLGFNIDFAPVLDINSNPDNPVIGNRALGKTADSVTRHGMEVMNGIKSQNIIPVAKHFPGHGDTSVDSHLALPRVDKSLEDLENLELIPFENAIKNNIEMIMVAHILYPQIDENFPSSISEILIKDILRDKLKFNGVVISDDITMGAIVDNYSIEEASLQFLVSGGDIVLVCHGNENPTLVFNRIIAGVKNGELSESELDDKIYRILKLKKFYNLEDKTIERIETDDVNSKTIELINKFN
- a CDS encoding s-methyl-5-thioribose-1-phosphate isomerase: MERADKDLAFLLRYENVAWYENGKVRILDRRIYPRKIEFVECETHEEVAKAIADMVTQSGGPYVAAGMGMALAAYEVRNKNEKDILEYLERAAYTLSHARPTTSENMLNVTNSALSIAKDSLSEGKRVDEAIFNSVIEVSNNKYSKISKVANYLVNNFPNKGTVMTQCFAETIVGFMVLESRKQNKDIKYICPETRPYLQGARLTASVIQDMGGDVTVITDNMPGYTIGKKKVDVFTSAADVITMDGHVVNKVGTFQIALAAHYWGIPYFVTGAPNPKHPGVESVNIEERDSELVLYHLDTKATMDGVKGYYPAFDITPPQLCSGVVTDKGIFSPFDLNSYFTSDRDCEDKSSILI